From a single Pseudoalteromonas nigrifaciens genomic region:
- a CDS encoding LysR family transcriptional regulator encodes MARWDGIDEFIAVGEEGSFTAAGKAIGLSVAHISRHVSALEQRLNTQLLTRTTRKVVLTKEGEVFLHQIKHLQHAMDDATQSLAQQQSTPKGKINLTAPVMYGESFIMPIVHNFMHDHPDVEVVATLSNEQENLLEGGFDLAIRLGHLKDSSLKARRLSARRFIMCCAPDYLTRFGEPHTLGELINHQCLVGNSRYWRVNEGGREKHIKIAGRLQCNSGWALVDGAKKGLGIIQLPNYYIENELKTGQLVPILTSYQPLQEGVWGVYPPRQFVATNVRVLLDYLVAGLKA; translated from the coding sequence ATGGCACGATGGGATGGAATAGACGAATTTATTGCGGTAGGTGAAGAAGGTAGTTTTACCGCTGCAGGCAAAGCAATTGGGCTGTCGGTTGCGCATATTAGCCGCCATGTTAGTGCGCTTGAACAACGCTTAAATACACAGTTGCTAACGCGCACAACGCGTAAAGTGGTTTTGACCAAAGAAGGTGAGGTGTTTTTACACCAAATAAAGCATTTACAACATGCAATGGATGATGCCACGCAAAGTTTAGCGCAACAGCAAAGTACGCCAAAAGGTAAAATTAATCTAACAGCCCCGGTAATGTATGGCGAGAGCTTTATTATGCCAATAGTGCATAATTTTATGCACGACCACCCCGATGTAGAAGTCGTTGCTACGCTCAGTAATGAGCAAGAAAACTTATTAGAAGGTGGTTTTGATCTAGCTATTAGACTGGGGCATTTAAAAGACTCGAGCTTAAAAGCACGGCGCTTAAGTGCACGGCGTTTTATTATGTGTTGTGCCCCTGATTATTTAACCCGATTTGGCGAGCCACACACATTAGGTGAGCTAATAAATCATCAATGTTTAGTGGGGAATAGTCGTTATTGGCGGGTAAACGAAGGAGGGCGCGAAAAGCATATTAAAATAGCTGGGCGACTGCAATGTAATAGTGGCTGGGCGTTGGTAGATGGCGCTAAAAAAGGTTTAGGGATTATTCAGCTCCCTAATTACTACATTGAAAACGAGTTAAAAACAGGGCAGTTAGTGCCTATTTTAACATCCTATCAGCCGCTGCAAGAAGGGGTATGGGGTGTGTATCCGCCTCGACAGTTTGTGGCAACTAATGTAAGGGTGCTACTTGATTATTTAGTCGCAGGACTAAAAGCTTAA
- a CDS encoding lipoprotein-releasing ABC transporter permease subunit, translated as MLLSAFISKRFRAYSGHKDEKNGFVSFIAKASTVGILLGVAVLIVALSVINGFEQQLVHRLLSVVPQVEYVAPNRPIANWPQKVEQLQQQDHVTGAAPFIAVNGMAQFKSQLKAVEIRGVEPSLEGSVSAINQFTKGKLVSQLGIDEVILGKQIVNQLDASVGDSITLLIPQIAQQGQSLLAPKRVTLLLAGIVEMGGPIDSTAAFIHLNKAQQTLGYDESQVTGLRLSVDDVFTAHQIALRVGQTIDDYVYISSWFRTQGSLYQDIQMVRTIVYIVVFLIIAVASFNIVSSLVMEVREKQGNIAILKTMGAKDSTILATFVMQGLTQAFVGVVLGSLIGVVLAINISELFTWLSQLFGANPLQGVYFIEFLPSKLVWQDIVVTVVVTFILAALATIYPAWQATRVDPAKVLGN; from the coding sequence ATGTTGCTTAGTGCGTTTATAAGTAAACGCTTTAGAGCGTATTCTGGTCATAAAGATGAAAAAAATGGCTTTGTAAGCTTTATAGCTAAAGCATCTACTGTGGGTATTTTATTGGGCGTTGCGGTTTTAATAGTTGCGCTGTCGGTAATTAATGGCTTTGAGCAGCAATTAGTGCATCGCTTATTAAGCGTAGTGCCGCAGGTGGAATATGTAGCGCCTAATAGGCCAATTGCTAATTGGCCACAAAAAGTTGAGCAGCTTCAACAGCAAGATCATGTAACCGGCGCCGCGCCATTTATTGCAGTTAACGGCATGGCGCAATTTAAAAGCCAATTAAAAGCAGTAGAAATACGCGGGGTTGAGCCTTCATTAGAGGGGAGCGTGTCGGCTATTAATCAATTTACCAAAGGCAAATTGGTGAGCCAGCTTGGCATTGATGAAGTTATTTTAGGCAAGCAAATAGTTAACCAACTCGATGCCAGCGTGGGCGATAGTATTACCTTACTTATTCCTCAAATAGCTCAGCAAGGGCAGTCATTATTAGCCCCTAAGCGAGTAACGCTGTTACTTGCAGGTATTGTTGAAATGGGGGGGCCAATAGACAGCACAGCTGCATTTATCCACCTTAATAAAGCGCAGCAAACATTAGGTTACGATGAAAGCCAAGTAACCGGGCTTCGCCTAAGCGTTGATGACGTATTTACCGCGCATCAAATTGCGCTACGGGTAGGGCAAACCATAGACGACTATGTATATATTTCTAGTTGGTTTAGAACGCAAGGCAGCTTATACCAAGATATACAAATGGTGCGTACCATAGTTTATATTGTGGTGTTTTTAATTATAGCTGTGGCAAGTTTTAATATTGTGTCCTCATTGGTAATGGAAGTACGCGAAAAACAAGGCAATATTGCTATTTTAAAAACCATGGGCGCAAAAGACAGTACCATTTTAGCTACCTTTGTAATGCAGGGGTTAACGCAAGCTTTTGTAGGTGTGGTATTAGGCAGCTTAATTGGTGTGGTACTGGCAATAAATATTAGCGAATTATTTACTTGGCTCAGCCAACTCTTTGGCGCAAACCCACTTCAAGGAGTTTATTTTATAGAGTTTTTACCCAGTAAGTTAGTGTGGCAAGATATTGTGGTAACAGTTGTTGTTACTTTTATTTTAGCGGCGTTAGCTACTATTTATCCGGCGTGGCAAGCAACAAGAGTTGACCCTGCAAAAGTGCTGGGTAATTAG
- a CDS encoding lipoprotein-releasing ABC transporter permease subunit, translating to MFQPVSLFIGLRYSRSSKGNAFISFISFFSIAGIAIGLMALFTVSSVMNGFESSLKTNMLGLIPHVEVQANKRTAAQMSSLKADLEQSPYVSTVSLYQHGEAILQTNKDLHGVLLQGLYGDDGSLYKITDKIVQGNWQTVLNKNYSIAISRYLSRKLGVGLGDKLRVIMPNASTYTPLGRMPSQRLFKIAAIYETGSEIDMGLAFTSGASLQRVLKLDQNTAPNLSISLYEPFALDEFIQASKLILKDHTYTDWRSSQGTLFAAVAMEKRIMSMLLGLIVLVAVFNIVSALTMMVSEKQGEVAILQTLGLTPSQVQKVFMVQGLYNGVIGTAVGAFLGVLLSLYINELLALVGLNLMAGIELPVKFDVPSLIVIACSSIAMSFLATVYPARKAAKVKPAEVLRYE from the coding sequence ATGTTTCAACCGGTTAGTTTGTTTATTGGGCTTAGATATAGTCGCTCCTCAAAAGGGAATGCGTTTATTTCATTTATCTCGTTTTTTTCTATTGCCGGTATTGCGATTGGCTTAATGGCATTATTTACTGTCAGTTCAGTAATGAATGGCTTTGAAAGCAGCTTAAAAACCAATATGCTTGGGCTTATTCCGCATGTTGAAGTGCAAGCTAATAAGCGTACTGCAGCGCAAATGAGTAGTTTAAAAGCAGATCTTGAACAATCTCCTTATGTAAGTACTGTAAGCCTTTATCAGCATGGTGAAGCTATATTACAAACCAATAAAGATTTACACGGTGTGTTGCTGCAAGGCTTATATGGCGATGACGGCTCGCTCTATAAAATTACCGATAAAATAGTACAAGGAAATTGGCAAACAGTACTTAATAAAAACTATAGCATTGCCATTAGTCGCTACCTGAGCCGTAAATTAGGTGTTGGTTTGGGAGATAAGCTGCGGGTTATTATGCCAAATGCTTCTACCTATACACCGCTTGGGCGAATGCCTAGCCAACGCTTGTTTAAAATAGCAGCCATTTACGAAACTGGCTCTGAAATTGACATGGGGCTGGCTTTTACCAGTGGTGCGTCGTTGCAACGCGTATTAAAGCTGGATCAAAACACTGCACCTAATTTAAGTATTTCTTTGTATGAACCCTTTGCATTGGATGAATTTATACAGGCCAGCAAACTAATATTAAAAGATCATACCTATACAGATTGGCGCAGCAGCCAAGGCACATTATTTGCTGCTGTAGCAATGGAAAAACGGATTATGTCGATGTTATTAGGGCTTATTGTGCTGGTTGCGGTATTTAATATTGTCTCTGCGCTAACGATGATGGTAAGTGAAAAACAAGGCGAAGTCGCTATTTTACAAACCTTGGGTTTAACACCATCGCAAGTACAAAAAGTGTTTATGGTGCAAGGACTTTATAATGGCGTGATTGGCACCGCAGTAGGGGCATTTTTAGGTGTATTACTTAGTTTATATATTAATGAGTTATTAGCATTAGTAGGGTTAAATTTGATGGCAGGTATAGAGTTGCCGGTAAAATTTGATGTGCCAAGCCTAATTGTTATCGCTTGTTCGAGTATTGCTATGAGCTTTTTAGCCACTGTTTACCCAGCGCGCAAAGCCGCAAAAGTAAAACCAGCCGAGGTATTGCGTTATGAATGA
- the lolD gene encoding lipoprotein-releasing ABC transporter ATP-binding protein LolD, with protein sequence MNDLVISCENLNKVYQDGSNQVAVLKGVDLALQQGEMLAIVGSSGSGKSTLLHILGTLDTATSGSAKIKNQEVAKLSRTEQAAFRNKNLGFIYQFHHLLMEFSAVENVAMPLLIKGLSAKAAKVAALEMLEKVGLAHRSSHKPSALSGGERQRVAIARALVTKPALVLADEPTGNLDKQNAIKIYDLINELNKSLNTSFVVVTHDLELADKLGKIAYLDDGKLTIKESQHVA encoded by the coding sequence ATGAATGATTTAGTTATTAGTTGTGAAAATTTAAATAAAGTTTATCAAGATGGTAGTAACCAAGTTGCAGTATTAAAAGGGGTTGATTTAGCCCTGCAACAAGGTGAAATGCTGGCTATTGTGGGCAGCTCTGGTTCGGGTAAAAGTACCTTATTGCATATACTCGGTACGCTCGATACTGCAACATCTGGCAGTGCTAAAATTAAAAATCAAGAAGTGGCTAAGCTCTCCCGTACAGAGCAAGCGGCATTTAGAAATAAAAACTTAGGCTTTATTTATCAATTTCATCATTTACTGATGGAATTTAGCGCGGTAGAAAATGTAGCTATGCCGCTTTTAATTAAAGGACTAAGTGCTAAAGCTGCGAAAGTAGCTGCATTAGAAATGCTTGAAAAAGTGGGCCTAGCACATCGTAGCTCTCATAAGCCGTCGGCACTGTCTGGTGGTGAGCGCCAACGAGTGGCAATTGCGCGCGCGCTCGTTACTAAACCGGCATTAGTGCTTGCCGATGAGCCAACCGGTAATTTAGATAAACAAAACGCGATTAAAATATACGACTTAATAAATGAGCTTAATAAAAGTTTAAATACCAGCTTTGTGGTGGTAACACACGACTTAGAGCTGGCCGACAAACTCGGTAAAATAGCCTATTTAGATGATGGAAAACTTACTATTAAAGAGTCGCAACATGTTGCTTAG